One region of Quercus lobata isolate SW786 chromosome 2, ValleyOak3.0 Primary Assembly, whole genome shotgun sequence genomic DNA includes:
- the LOC115976068 gene encoding threonine synthase 1, chloroplastic-like produces MASATSLFYSSLTPKPKLVYQNPVPKHRPSLLIVSSATNDNNSAPPTALKKRRPADENIREEARRHRLVDGGSPSEFSAKYVPFGAGKYSAESYSLDEIVYRSNSGGLLDVQHDMDALKRYDGAYWRSLFDSRVGKTTWPYGSGVWSKKEWVLPEIDPDDIVSAFEGNSNLFWAERFGKEFLNMNELWVKHCGISHTGSFKDLGMTVLVSQVNRLRKLNRPVVGVGCASTGDTSAALSAYCASAGIPSIVFLPANKISIAQLVQPIANGAFVLSIDTDFDGCMKLIREVTSELPIYLANSLNSLRLEGQKTAAIEILQQFDWEVPDWVIVPGGNLGNIYAFYKGFKMCEELGLVDRIPRLVCAQSANANPLYLYYKSGWKNFKPVTANSTFASAIQIGDPVSIERAVYALQNSDGIVEEATEEELMDAMAQADSTGMFICPHTGVALTALIKLRKSGVIGANDRTVVVSTAHGLKFTQSKVDYHSKAIDGMQCRFANPPVQVKHDFGAVMDLLQQYLKKGPKV; encoded by the coding sequence ATGGCTTCGGCTACTTCACTGTTTTACTCTTCTCTCACTCCTAAACCCAAACTGGTTTACCAAAACCCCGTACCCAAACACCGCCCTTCACTACTTATTGTATCCAGCGCCACCAACGACAACAACTCGGCTCCGCCGACGGCTTTGAAAAAGCGCCGCCCCGCCGACGAGAACATCAGGGAGGAGGCGCGGCGGCACCGACTTGTTGACGGCGGATCCCCCTCTGAGTTCAGCGCCAAGTACGTCCCGTTCGGCGCGGGGAAGTACTCGGCCGAGTCGTACTCGCTCGACGAGATCGTGTACCGAAGCAACTCCGGCGGGCTCCTCGACGTCCAGCACGACATGGACGCGCTGAAGAGGTACGACGGCGCGTACTGGAGGTCGCTGTTCGACTCGCGCGTGGGGAAAACCACGTGGCCGTACGGCTCCGGCGTGTGGAGCAAGAAGGAGTGGGTACTACCGGAGATCGACCCGGACGACATCGTTTCGGCCTTCGAAGGAAACTCCAACCTCTTCTGGGCCGAGCGTTTCGGCAAAGAGTTCTTGAACATGAACGAACTTTGGGTTAAGCACTGTGGAATCAGCCACACCGGTAGCTTCAAAGACTTAGGCATGACCGTCTTGGTCAGCCAAGTGAACCGCCTCCGCAAACTCAATCGACCGGTCGTCGGAGTCGGCTGCGCTTCCACCGGCGACACGTCGGCAGCTCTATCGGCGTACTGCGCCTCCGCCGGAATTCCCTCCATAGTCTTCCTCCCGGCGAACAAAATCTCCATCGCGCAATTGGTTCAGCCGATCGCCAACGGCGCCTTCGTCCTCAGCATCGACACCGATTTCGACGGCTGTATGAAGCTGATCCGAGAGGTCACGTCGGAGCTGCCGATTTACCTGGCCAACTCGCTGAACAGCTTGCGACTCGAGGGTCAAAAAACCGCGGCGATCGAGATTTTGCAGCAATTCGATTGGGAAGTTCCGGATTGGGTGATCGTACCCGGTGGCAATCTCGGTAATATCTACGCTTTCTACAAAGGCTTCAAAATGTGCGAGGAATTAGGGCTCGTCGATCGAATTCCTCGCCTCGTGTGCGCCCAATCGGCGAACGCCAATCCTCTCTACTTGTACTACAAGTCAGGGTGGAAGAATTTCAAGCCTGTAACCGCGAATTCAACGTTTGCAAGTGCGATACAGATCGGAGACCCGGTTTCGATCGAGAGAGCAGTGTACGCGCTCCAGAATTCGGATGGGATCGTGGAGGAGGCCACGGAGGAGGAGCTGATGGACGCGATGGCGCAGGCCGATTCGACCGGGATGTTCATCTGCCCTCATACTGGTGTGGCATTGACGGCTCTGATTAAGCTGAGGAAGAGTGGCGTGATTGGGGCTAATGATAGGACTGTGGTGGTTAGCACTGCTCATGGCTTGAAGTTTACGCAATCGAAGGTCGATTACCATTCTAAGGCCATCGACGGTATGCAATGCCGGTTCGCGAACCCGCCCGTGCAAGTGAAGCATGATTTTGGAGCGGTTATGGACTTGCTGCAGCAGTATTTGAAGAAAGGTCCCAAAGTATGA
- the LOC115976069 gene encoding WD repeat-containing protein VIP3 encodes MKLAGLKSVENSHDESVWAATWVPATETRPALLMTGSLDETVKLWGSDELVLERTNTGHSLGVASVAAHPSGLIGASASLDSFVRVFDVDTNATIATLESPPSEVWQLRFNPEGSTLAVAGGGSASITLWDTATWGLVATLPIPRPEGPKPSDKSGSKKFVLSVAWSPDGRRLACGSMDGTISVFDVARAKFLHHLEGHFMPVRSLVYSPTEPRLLFSASDDAHVHMYDSEKKSLVGAMSGHASWVLSLDVSPDGQALATGSSDRTVRLWDLNMRAAVQTMSNHTDQVWGVAFRPPGGTGVRSGRLASVSDDKSISLYDYS; translated from the exons ATGAAGCTCGCTGGACTGAAATCCGTCGAGAACTCCCACGACGAGTCGGTATGGGCGGCCACGTGGGTCCCAGCCACCGAGACCCGACCCGCTTTGTTGATGACCGGGTCACTGGACGAGACAGTTAAGCTATGGGGCTCCGACGAGCTGGTCCTGGAGCGAACCAACACCGGGCACAGCCTGGGAGTGGCCAGCGTGGCAGCTCACCCCTCGGGACTCATCGGCGCGTCGGCCTCACTCGACAGCTTCGTGCGTGTCTTCGATGTCGATACCAACGCCACCATCGCCACTCTCGAATCTCCTCCCTCTGAAGTCTGGCAATTGCGCTTCAATCCTGAg GGTTCTACTCTGGCAGTCGCTGGTGGGGGTAGTGCATCAATCACCCTTTGGGACACTGCCACATGGGGTCTGGTTGCCACTCTACCTATTCCTCGTCCAGAAGGTCCCAAGCCCTCTGATAAAAGCGGCAGCAAGAAGTTTGTCCTGTCGGTTGCCTGGAGTCCTGATGGGAGACGACTTGCTTGTGGCTCAATGGATGGCACCATCTCTGTTTTTGATGTAGCTCGTGCCAAATTTTTACACCACTTGGAAGGCCACTTCATGCCTGTGAGGTCTCTTGTGTACTCCCCTACTGAACCTCGCCTACTCTTTTCAGCCTCAGATGATGCACATGTGCACATGTATGATTCTGAAAAGAAATCCCTGGTTGGAGCCATGTCAGGTCATGCTAGTTGGGTATTGAGTTTGGATGTAAGCCCAGACGGGCAAGCTCTTGCAACAGGTTCAAGTGATAGAACTGTGAGGCTTTGGGATCTTAACATGAGGGCAGCTGTGCAGACAATGAGCAATCATACAGACCAGGTCTGGGGAGTGGCATTTCGACCACCAGGAGGGACTGGTGTGCGGTCTGGTCGGCTTGCTAGTGTATCAGATGACAAGAGCATATCACTGTACGATTATTCCTGA
- the LOC115978138 gene encoding UDP-glycosyltransferase 79B6-like: MAECKSLELHIAMFPWFATGHMTPFLHLSNEIAKRGHKITFILPKKAQIQLQHLNLHPNFITFHPLTIPHVDGLPLGAETASDISISLVHLLAIAMDRTREQVENILRAKTPDMVFYDNAHWIPEITKQLGIKSICYNVVSAASLAIAMVPTRNVPKDRAITKEELKQLPVGYPSSTIVLHSHEVDSLSFISLPFGDGITFYDRVTTAMKESDVISIRTCQEMEGQLCDYVGNQFGKSVLLTGPVLPEPSKSPSKGMWATWLDGFEPGSMVFCAFGSQIILEKKQFQELLLGFELIGLPFLIALKPPMECATVEEALPNGFKERVKERGRVFGGWVEQPLILSHPSIGCFVSHCGFGSMWESLMSNCQIVLVPHLGDQILNTRLLVEEMKVAVEVEREECGWFSRKNLSKAIKSVMDKDNEVGIMVKKNHAKWKEILASPNFMSGYMDKFVQNLQDLVLVNKKA; encoded by the coding sequence ATGGCTGAATGCAAGAGCTTAGAGCTTCACATCGCCATGTTCCCATGGTTTGCAACTGGCCATATGACCCCCTTTCTCCATCTCTCTAATGAGATTGCTAAGAGAGGCCACAAAATCACTTTCATACTGCCCAAAAAAGCTCAAATTCAGCTACAACATTTAAATCTTCATCCAAATTTCATCACCTTTCATCCCCTTACAATCCCTCACGTTGATGGCCTCCCACTTGGTGCAGAGACTGCCTCAGACATATCAATATCTTTGGTCCATTTGCTTGCCATTGCCATGGATCGCACACGTGAACAAGTTGAAAATATTCTCCGAGCTAAAACTCCAGATATGGTATTCTATGACAATGCACATTGGATACCAGAAATCACCAAACAGCTTGGAATCAAATCAATTTGCTACAATGTTGTTTCTGCTGCATCGCTTGCAATTGCTATGGTTCCAACACGTAATGTTCCCAAGGATAGAGCCATTACAAAAGAGGAATTAAAGCAACTACCAGTAGGCTACCCTTCATCGACCATAGTCCTTCATAGCCATGAAGTTGATTCTTTATCATTCATTTCTCTACCCTTTGGAGATGGGATAACATTTTACGATCGTGTCACAACCGCCATGAAAGAAAGTGATGTGATATCTATTAGAACATGCCAAGAAATGGAAGGACAATTGTGTGACTATGTGGGGAATCAATTCGGAAAGTCTGTGTTGTTAACAGGACCAGTGTTACCAGAGCCCTCTAAGAGTCCTTCGAAAGGCATGTGGGCCACTTGGTTGGATGGGTTTGAGCCTGGGTCAATGGTGTTTTGTGCATTTGGGTCTCAAATCATTCTTGAAAAGAAGCAATTTCAAGAACTATTATTAGGGTTTGAGTTAATAGGGTTGCCATTTCTAATAGCCCTGAAACCGCCAATGGAATGTGCAACAGTTGAGGAGGCATTGCCAAATGGGTTCAAGGAAAGGGttaaagagagaggaagagttTTTGGGGGTTGGGTGGAACAACCATTGATACTTAGTCACCCATCAATTGGGTGCTTTGTGAGCCATTGTGGGTTTGGATCAATGTGGGAGTCTTTGATGAGTAACTGTCAAATAGTGCTCGTGCCACATCTTGGTGACCAAATATTGAACACTAGGTTACTTGTTGAAGAGATGAAGGTTGCTGTGGAGGTGGAGAGGGAAGAATGTGGGTGGTTTTCAAGAAAGAACTTAAGCAAGGCGATCAAGTCTGTGATGGATAAAGATAATGAGGTGGGTATTATGGTGAAGAAGAACCATGCAAAATGGAAAGAGATATTAGCTAGCCCAAACTTCATGAGTGGTTATATGGATaaatttgtccaaaacttgcaagaTCTTGTACtagtaaataaaaaagcataA